Proteins from a genomic interval of Nodularia sp. LEGE 06071:
- a CDS encoding TlyA family RNA methyltransferase, with the protein MVKQRLDTLLVELNLCTSRALAQRLIQAGEVTVNQQVVDKAGTEVDIAAQIKVKVRSRFVSRGGEKLIKALDAFPITTTGRICLDGGISTGGFTDCLLQAGAKQVYGIDVGYGQVDWGLRNDPRVILRERTNLRNLTPEDLYSEGDEIPDLAVVDVSFISLTKILPALWRLTKTPRDAVLLVKPQFEVGKSRVGKKGVVRDPHDQADAIFQVLQVACQLGWKYKGLTWSPITGPAGNIEYLLWLGMESDSPPPDLDAIKQMTQSAIANLRAS; encoded by the coding sequence TTGGTGAAGCAGCGACTCGATACTTTATTAGTAGAATTAAATTTATGCACTTCTCGCGCCTTAGCACAGCGCTTAATTCAAGCGGGAGAGGTGACTGTCAATCAGCAGGTGGTGGATAAAGCGGGGACAGAAGTTGATATTGCGGCTCAAATTAAGGTGAAAGTGCGATCGCGCTTTGTGTCTCGCGGAGGTGAGAAACTGATAAAGGCTTTGGATGCTTTCCCGATCACCACAACCGGACGCATTTGTTTAGATGGGGGAATTTCTACAGGCGGTTTTACTGATTGCTTGCTACAAGCGGGAGCAAAACAAGTTTACGGTATTGATGTGGGTTATGGACAAGTTGACTGGGGTTTAAGAAATGATCCACGGGTGATTTTAAGAGAACGTACCAATTTACGGAATCTCACACCCGAAGATTTGTATAGTGAAGGTGACGAGATACCTGATTTGGCGGTGGTGGATGTATCGTTTATTTCCTTAACTAAGATTTTGCCGGCTTTGTGGCGATTAACCAAAACTCCCAGGGATGCAGTCTTGCTAGTTAAGCCACAGTTTGAAGTGGGAAAATCCCGTGTCGGCAAAAAAGGCGTTGTTCGCGATCCTCATGACCAAGCTGATGCTATTTTCCAAGTTTTGCAAGTGGCTTGTCAATTAGGATGGAAATACAAGGGTTTAACTTGGTCGCCGATTACTGGCCCGGCTGGGAATATTGAGTATCTTCTATGGCTAGGAATGGAAAGTGACTCACCACCGCCTGATTTAGATGCGATTAAGCAAATGACGCAATCTGCAATTGCTAATTTACGAGCCAGTTAA
- a CDS encoding HEAT repeat domain-containing protein codes for MSIWNDYLQSLRNDYAQWWNAYTLTDVVGQQRVEQKQSPLMLNFMVERVLPTKEERSETQEKTERLDVLAGLRKYAQEHVLLVGRPGSGKSTALVRLLLEEAEKPLPQPLPETERGVNSPPSLAGKGVGGLGKIPVLVELRYYQTSVLDLIRDFLKRHRLLLDTATIEKLLFNGQFLLLVDGINELPSEKARQDLYKFRQDYQKTKPMIFTTRDLGVGGDLGITKKLEMQPLTPEQMQQFVRAYLPEQGEQMLQNLGDRLREFGETPLLLWMLCSLFQATGDIPPNLGLVFRQFTQQYVFSEQNVNKNQRFKGDVPDPHESRKFWQDLLQELAFVMATETEKEIQVAIKKEKAEKIIEKFLQRKGSPDAFRTARFWLDDLLKHHLIQIAANDQIEFHHQLIQEYYTAECLLKQLSKLDDGCLQREYLNYLKWTEPLKLMLELLDDGAQAVQVVNLALEIDLQLGAKLAGAVKSELQQQTVHLIARLEIPQLFKTQLLGLTKSKRAISHLNLLLEDEDSDVRWMTADALGKIKPEAAIPGLIQLLEDKDSYVRGRAADALGKIKSEAAIPGLIQLLEDEDSYVRRRAAEALAEIKSEAAIPALIQLLQDEDSYVRGRAAEVLGEMKSEAAIPELIQLLEDQEYHVISTVVKALIGMKSETVVSGLISLLKHEKPHVRSNAVKALVDIKSEAAIPGLIQLLQDEDSHVRMSAAYALGEMKSEVAIPGLIQLLQDEDYRVISTVVKALIGMKSETVISGLINLLKHEKPHVRSNAVKALVDIKSEATIPELIQLLEDQEYHVIYTVIKALIGMKSETVVSGLISLLKHEKPHARSNAVKALGEMKSEAAIPELIKLLKDEDSSVRRSAADALGEIKSEAAIPGLIQLLEDEDSSVRRSAVYALGNLKSEAAIPGLIKLLEHEDHEVNLNAANTLSAIRSESVTSEIFKLLQPRIDDVRTWSQRAGLRSLVADILGKIESEVGIITLMNFLKDQAYYVRRSAADALGEIQYNEAISGLIQLLKDEYCDVRYSAANALIKINLEEVIPWFIELLQDQWCFVRNLVANALIKAKSEQAIPGLIQIIQNGESDLRYDAAKALSEIKSDTAITNLINLLKDEKSHVRSTAAEVLGEIKSNAAIPGLIEIFDVCYEAADALCEIKSDAAVPGLINLLKHKEIHVRSTAAKVLGEIKSDAAIPGLIELIQNAESDVFHEGVKALGKIQPELALSQLIKIIKNEGFFIIDSKYILTSIITELEEIQKDCRYYSPINQAISEATPQRVKTSLMYILHLSDLHFGTPDQAKLWSNQLATDLQQELDIPHLDALIFSGDIANKSTPAEYEAAQQFFDELRQDFALQPEQIIIVPGNHDLNWSLAKQAYQLIDRDDYEGELKEGEYIEESASVIRVRDEEKYQQRFEYFSNFYQTIKNQPYPLDYDQQYTLDHFPNQNLLILGLNSAWQLDHHYKFRASININTFTNALTKIRRQQEYKDCIKIAVWHHPLDSAWDDRIKDQSFMEQLAVADGFRFFLHGHVHQAQQGVYKYDEKRKLHRICAGTFGAPTHELTTAEGWQYNLLKLENNTLTVRSRKRKTENGAWEADNGWRQGKGKGSLDSYTITWE; via the coding sequence ATGAGCATCTGGAATGACTATCTCCAATCACTCCGCAATGATTATGCCCAATGGTGGAATGCTTACACGCTGACGGATGTAGTGGGACAGCAGCGAGTTGAGCAGAAACAGTCGCCCCTAATGCTAAATTTTATGGTGGAGAGGGTATTGCCCACCAAAGAGGAACGGAGCGAAACCCAGGAGAAAACCGAGCGTTTAGATGTATTGGCCGGGTTGCGGAAATATGCTCAAGAACACGTCTTATTGGTAGGGCGGCCAGGTTCGGGGAAATCAACGGCGTTGGTGCGGTTGTTGTTGGAAGAAGCGGAGAAACCCCTCCCCCAACCCCTCCCCGAAACGGAGAGGGGAGTTAATTCTCCCCCTTCCCTCGCAGGGAAGGGGGTCGGGGGGTTAGGTAAAATTCCCGTGCTAGTAGAGTTGCGCTATTACCAAACCTCAGTGCTGGATTTAATTCGGGATTTCTTAAAGCGCCATCGCCTGTTGTTGGACACTGCAACCATAGAAAAACTGTTATTTAACGGGCAATTCCTCCTGTTGGTAGATGGTATCAACGAATTACCCTCAGAGAAAGCGCGACAAGATTTATATAAATTCCGGCAAGACTACCAAAAAACCAAGCCGATGATATTCACCACGCGGGATTTAGGCGTGGGGGGCGATTTGGGCATTACCAAGAAGCTGGAAATGCAACCCCTGACACCAGAACAGATGCAGCAGTTTGTCCGCGCCTATTTGCCAGAACAGGGTGAGCAGATGTTGCAGAACTTAGGCGACAGGTTGCGTGAGTTTGGAGAAACGCCGTTGCTGCTGTGGATGCTGTGTTCATTGTTTCAAGCCACAGGAGACATCCCGCCTAACTTGGGTTTGGTGTTTCGTCAGTTTACCCAGCAATATGTATTTAGTGAGCAAAATGTCAATAAAAACCAAAGATTTAAAGGAGATGTACCAGATCCTCATGAATCACGAAAATTCTGGCAGGATTTGCTTCAAGAGTTAGCGTTTGTAATGGCTACTGAAACCGAAAAAGAAATTCAAGTCGCTATTAAAAAAGAAAAAGCAGAGAAAATTATAGAAAAATTCTTGCAGAGAAAAGGTTCTCCTGATGCTTTCAGAACAGCACGTTTCTGGTTAGATGATTTACTCAAACATCACTTAATTCAAATTGCTGCAAATGACCAAATTGAATTTCACCACCAACTAATTCAGGAATATTACACCGCCGAATGTTTGCTCAAGCAATTATCAAAACTCGATGATGGCTGCCTCCAGCGAGAGTATTTAAATTATTTAAAATGGACTGAACCCCTGAAATTGATGCTGGAATTGCTTGATGATGGGGCGCAGGCGGTGCAAGTGGTGAACTTAGCCTTAGAGATAGATTTGCAGTTAGGGGCAAAGTTAGCAGGTGCAGTTAAGTCAGAATTGCAGCAGCAGACAGTTCATTTAATCGCTAGGTTAGAAATTCCTCAGCTATTCAAAACCCAGCTTTTAGGTTTAACAAAATCTAAGCGAGCAATTTCTCATCTCAATCTATTACTAGAAGATGAAGACTCCGATGTGCGCTGGATGACAGCAGATGCCCTGGGAAAAATCAAACCAGAAGCGGCGATTCCTGGGCTGATTCAATTACTAGAAGATAAAGACTCCTATGTGCGTGGGAGGGCGGCAGATGCCCTGGGGAAAATCAAATCAGAAGCGGCGATTCCTGGGCTGATTCAATTACTAGAAGATGAAGACTCCTATGTGCGTAGGAGGGCGGCAGAAGCTCTAGCAGAAATCAAATCAGAAGCGGCGATTCCTGCGCTAATTCAATTACTACAAGATGAAGACTCCTATGTGCGTGGGAGGGCGGCAGAAGTCCTGGGTGAAATGAAATCAGAGGCGGCGATTCCTGAGCTAATTCAATTATTAGAAGATCAAGAGTATCATGTAATTTCCACAGTTGTCAAAGCCTTGATTGGCATGAAATCAGAGACAGTAGTTTCTGGATTAATTAGTCTTCTCAAACATGAAAAACCTCATGTCCGTTCTAATGCTGTAAAAGCCCTGGTAGACATTAAATCAGAAGCGGCGATTCCTGGGCTAATTCAATTACTACAAGATGAAGACTCCCATGTGCGTATGAGTGCGGCATATGCCCTGGGTGAAATGAAATCAGAAGTGGCGATTCCTGGGCTAATTCAATTACTACAAGATGAAGACTATCGTGTAATTTCCACAGTTGTCAAAGCCTTGATTGGCATGAAATCAGAGACAGTAATTTCTGGATTAATTAATCTTCTCAAACATGAAAAACCTCATGTCCGTTCTAATGCTGTAAAAGCCCTGGTAGACATTAAATCAGAAGCGACAATTCCTGAGCTAATTCAATTATTAGAAGACCAAGAGTATCATGTAATTTACACAGTTATAAAAGCCTTGATTGGCATGAAATCAGAGACAGTAGTCTCTGGATTAATTAGTCTTCTCAAACATGAAAAACCTCATGCCCGTTCTAATGCTGTAAAAGCTCTGGGTGAAATGAAATCAGAAGCAGCGATTCCTGAGCTAATTAAATTATTAAAAGATGAAGACTCCTCTGTGCGTAGGAGTGCGGCAGATGCCCTGGGAGAAATAAAATCAGAAGCGGCGATTCCTGGGCTAATTCAATTACTAGAAGATGAAGACTCCTCTGTGCGTAGGAGTGCGGTATATGCTCTAGGTAATCTGAAATCAGAGGCAGCAATTCCTGGCTTAATTAAATTACTAGAACATGAAGATCATGAAGTGAATTTAAATGCTGCAAATACCCTATCCGCAATTAGATCAGAGTCTGTAACTTCTGAAATTTTTAAACTTCTCCAACCTAGAATTGATGATGTGCGTACTTGGTCGCAAAGGGCTGGTTTACGTTCTTTGGTAGCAGATATTTTAGGAAAAATAGAATCTGAAGTTGGTATTATTACGCTGATGAATTTTCTTAAAGATCAAGCCTATTATGTGCGTAGAAGTGCAGCAGATGCACTGGGTGAAATTCAATATAATGAGGCAATTTCCGGATTAATACAACTTCTTAAAGATGAATACTGTGATGTGCGTTATAGTGCTGCAAATGCTCTGATAAAAATAAACTTAGAGGAAGTAATTCCTTGGTTTATTGAACTTCTCCAAGATCAATGGTGTTTTGTCCGTAATCTTGTGGCAAATGCCCTGATTAAAGCTAAATCAGAACAGGCGATCCCTGGACTAATTCAAATTATCCAGAATGGAGAATCTGATTTGCGTTATGATGCAGCAAAAGCTCTGAGTGAAATTAAATCGGATACAGCAATTACTAATCTGATTAATCTTCTTAAAGATGAAAAATCTCATGTGCGTTCTACTGCGGCAGAAGTCCTGGGTGAAATTAAATCAAATGCAGCAATTCCTGGACTAATCGAAATATTTGATGTTTGTTATGAGGCGGCAGATGCTTTGTGTGAAATCAAATCAGATGCAGCAGTTCCTGGATTAATTAATCTTCTCAAACATAAAGAAATTCATGTACGTTCTACTGCGGCAAAAGTTCTGGGTGAAATTAAATCAGATGCAGCAATTCCTGGACTAATTGAACTTATTCAAAATGCAGAATCTGATGTGTTTCATGAGGGAGTAAAAGCACTTGGTAAAATCCAACCAGAACTAGCGTTATCCCAACTTATAAAAATTATAAAAAATGAAGGATTTTTTATCATAGATAGTAAATATATACTTACTTCTATAATTACAGAACTTGAAGAAATACAAAAAGACTGTCGATATTATAGCCCTATAAATCAAGCAATCTCTGAAGCAACACCTCAACGAGTTAAAACTTCCCTAATGTATATTCTCCATCTTTCAGACCTGCACTTTGGCACACCTGACCAAGCCAAACTCTGGTCTAACCAACTAGCAACTGACTTGCAACAAGAACTCGATATTCCTCACCTTGATGCCCTCATTTTCTCCGGCGACATCGCCAACAAATCAACCCCAGCAGAATACGAAGCAGCCCAACAATTTTTTGACGAACTCCGCCAAGATTTTGCCCTCCAACCTGAGCAAATTATCATCGTTCCCGGTAATCATGACCTCAACTGGTCACTAGCAAAACAAGCTTACCAATTAATTGACCGTGACGACTATGAGGGAGAATTGAAAGAAGGTGAATATATAGAAGAAAGTGCCAGCGTCATTCGTGTGCGAGACGAGGAAAAATATCAACAACGCTTTGAATACTTCAGCAACTTCTACCAAACCATCAAAAACCAACCCTATCCTCTAGACTATGACCAGCAATACACCCTAGACCATTTCCCCAACCAAAACCTGCTCATTCTAGGGTTAAACTCCGCTTGGCAATTGGATCATCATTACAAATTCCGTGCCAGCATTAATATTAATACATTCACCAACGCCCTCACAAAAATTCGCCGCCAGCAAGAATATAAAGACTGCATCAAAATAGCAGTATGGCATCATCCCCTAGATAGCGCCTGGGATGACCGCATCAAAGACCAAAGCTTTATGGAACAGTTAGCCGTCGCAGATGGTTTCCGCTTCTTCCTCCACGGACACGTCCACCAAGCACAACAAGGCGTTTATAAATACGACGAAAAACGAAAACTACATCGCATCTGCGCGGGAACATTCGGCGCACCTACCCACGAACTCACAACTGCCGAAGGTTGGCAATATAACCTACTGAAGTTGGAAAATAACACCCTCACCGTCCGCAGCCGCAAACGCAAGACAGAAAACGGCGCATGGGAAGCGGATAATGGTTGGCGACAAGGTAAGGGTAAAGGTTCGTTAGATTCTTATACAATTACATGGGAATAG
- a CDS encoding SulP family inorganic anion transporter gives MAGAVVGLALIPEAIAFSIIAGVDPKVGLYASFIIAVITAFLGGRPGSISAATGAMALLMIDLVKDHGLQYLFAATFLTGVFQVLFGVLKLGRQMRFVPRAVMIGYINALAVLIFLAQLPQLTNKPPAVYILTILSLGIIYILPRFTKIVPSPLVALAVMTIAAIALKLEVPTVGDMGELPTSLPFFALPQVPFSLETLRIILPYSLTLALVGLLASLLTAALVDELTDTPSDKNQEAKGQGIANIVTAFFGGMAGCGMIGQSVINVQSGGRGRLSTLAAGIFLLFAILFLQDWVKQMPMAALVAVMIMVSIGTFRWSSLKNMPRIPRTETAVMLTTMFVTIFTRNFALGVITGIVMSTVFFSRNIAQLVFVDKVLSEDGGHRIYKVAGQIFFLSRDEFLASFDFTELVERVTIDLTHAHLWDQGAVEVLDKAVMKFRRNGVDVELIGLNEASATLLDKLAISQNADALKKP, from the coding sequence ATGGCGGGTGCAGTCGTGGGACTGGCGCTGATTCCCGAAGCGATCGCCTTTTCAATCATAGCCGGAGTTGATCCCAAAGTTGGGCTTTACGCCTCATTTATTATTGCCGTCATCACAGCCTTTCTAGGAGGCAGACCGGGATCAATTTCCGCCGCTACAGGCGCAATGGCGCTGCTAATGATTGATTTGGTCAAAGATCATGGTTTGCAGTATTTATTCGCCGCCACCTTCTTAACCGGAGTCTTTCAAGTGTTGTTTGGGGTGCTAAAACTCGGCCGCCAAATGAGATTTGTCCCCAGGGCGGTAATGATTGGCTATATCAACGCCTTGGCGGTGTTAATTTTCCTGGCTCAATTACCCCAACTTACCAATAAGCCGCCCGCAGTATATATACTGACTATCCTTTCTTTAGGGATTATTTATATACTACCTCGCTTTACCAAAATAGTCCCCTCTCCCTTGGTGGCTTTAGCTGTGATGACTATAGCAGCGATCGCTCTCAAACTAGAAGTTCCCACAGTTGGAGATATGGGAGAGCTACCCACTAGTTTACCCTTCTTTGCTCTGCCCCAAGTGCCATTCAGCCTAGAGACACTCAGGATTATCCTGCCCTATTCCCTGACTTTAGCGCTCGTTGGTTTGTTGGCATCTTTATTAACCGCAGCCTTGGTGGATGAACTCACAGATACACCCAGCGATAAAAACCAAGAAGCCAAAGGACAAGGCATTGCTAATATTGTAACTGCCTTCTTTGGAGGTATGGCAGGGTGTGGGATGATTGGGCAATCGGTGATTAATGTGCAGTCTGGTGGACGGGGGAGACTGTCAACCCTGGCGGCTGGGATTTTCCTGTTATTTGCCATTTTGTTTTTACAGGATTGGGTGAAGCAAATGCCGATGGCTGCATTAGTAGCCGTAATGATTATGGTGTCAATCGGGACATTTCGCTGGTCATCCTTAAAAAATATGCCTCGCATCCCCCGCACGGAAACCGCAGTCATGTTAACAACGATGTTTGTGACGATTTTTACCCGAAACTTTGCCCTCGGTGTAATCACAGGCATTGTTATGAGTACTGTGTTCTTCTCCCGCAATATTGCCCAGTTGGTATTTGTGGATAAAGTGCTGAGTGAAGATGGCGGACATCGGATTTACAAAGTAGCCGGACAAATTTTCTTTTTGTCGAGAGATGAATTTCTCGCGTCTTTTGATTTTACCGAACTCGTCGAGCGCGTCACCATTGATTTAACTCATGCTCACCTCTGGGATCAAGGTGCAGTGGAAGTCCTTGATAAAGCAGTCATGAAATTTCGCCGGAATGGGGTAGATGTAGAACTCATCGGACTAAATGAAGCTAGTGCTACCTTGCTGGATAAATTAGCAATTTCTCAAAATGCGGATGCTCTGAAAAAGCCGTAG
- a CDS encoding universal stress protein has protein sequence MKNILLCTDGSAFAENVYKYGAWFATQFHAHINVLFVTDIRSQQVASTGNLSGSIGLGASENLLHELVELEHKKAKLNNQRARLILQNAGEILKTQGIRDVQLTNKTGFLVDCFHEFEQNSDLIVLGKRGEAADFASRHLGANVERIVRITKKPCLVTPLEYKPVEKVLVAYDGSLTGKKTLQFLVNSSCFQNLEIHLLKVTKKETYPRAENRINEGKDILEAAGFNLISTIREGEPEEVINQYITEQNISFLLIGAHGHSRIRDLVIGSTTIQLLRSSNIPVLLFC, from the coding sequence ATGAAAAATATTTTACTTTGTACCGATGGTTCAGCTTTTGCAGAAAATGTTTATAAATATGGAGCTTGGTTTGCAACTCAATTTCATGCCCACATTAATGTTTTGTTTGTCACAGATATTCGCAGCCAACAAGTAGCTTCTACGGGAAATTTAAGCGGTAGCATTGGGCTTGGTGCTTCCGAAAATTTGCTCCATGAATTGGTGGAGTTAGAACATAAAAAAGCCAAGCTAAATAATCAACGAGCGCGTTTAATTTTGCAAAATGCGGGGGAAATTCTCAAAACCCAGGGAATTAGAGATGTTCAGTTAACCAATAAAACCGGATTTCTAGTAGATTGTTTTCATGAATTTGAACAAAATTCAGATTTAATTGTTTTAGGTAAACGGGGAGAAGCAGCAGATTTTGCATCTAGACATTTAGGAGCAAATGTAGAGCGAATTGTTCGTATTACAAAAAAACCATGTTTAGTTACCCCGCTTGAATATAAACCAGTTGAAAAAGTTTTAGTTGCTTATGACGGCAGTTTAACAGGGAAGAAAACACTACAATTTTTAGTAAATTCTTCTTGCTTCCAAAATTTAGAAATACATCTGTTAAAAGTAACTAAAAAGGAAACATATCCCAGGGCGGAGAATAGAATTAATGAGGGTAAAGATATTTTAGAAGCAGCAGGTTTTAATCTCATTTCTACCATTAGAGAAGGTGAACCAGAAGAAGTTATTAATCAATATATTACTGAGCAAAATATCAGCTTTTTACTTATAGGAGCGCATGGACATAGCCGCATCCGTGATTTAGTAATTGGTAGTACAACAATTCAACTTCTGAGAAGTAGTAATATTCCTGTCTTGCTGTTCTGTTAA
- a CDS encoding DUF697 domain-containing protein, with protein MRNLQETHLNRARASLRQALSWYGYLRKSGKFSSNSELVGLLKPELDALNSTLNKLDSNVIRIAAFGLVSRGKSAVLNALLGEKILQTGPLNGVTQWPRSVRWQPGGKVLVELIDTPGLDEIEGETRAKMAREVTRQADLILFVVSGDITRTEYRALLELRQAQKPLILVFNKIDLYPETDRSAIYDNLQQLGAGHPQAQPLLPDEIVMVAAEPAPMEVRVEWPDGRVSYEWETPQPQVEELQQTILNILNREGRSLLALNALIQARDAEEAIAQKTMDFRDKEAEEIIWKFTKYKALAVGLNPVPVLDVICGTIADLALIRSLARLYGLPMTSYEASKILKTIFFSSGGLLLGEIGSSVMLGLGKSTAAIASGENPLNITAYAGTAIAQSGIAGYGAYTVGKAAQVYLEKGCTWGQLGASTVIQEILAQVDHKTILYRLQQELGAKYQ; from the coding sequence GTGCGTAATCTCCAAGAAACTCACTTAAACCGCGCCCGTGCTAGTCTCAGACAAGCGCTGTCTTGGTATGGATATCTCCGCAAGTCAGGAAAGTTTTCCTCAAACTCAGAATTGGTCGGCTTGCTGAAACCGGAATTAGACGCGTTGAACTCGACACTCAACAAACTAGACTCCAATGTAATTAGAATTGCGGCTTTTGGTTTGGTGAGTCGGGGAAAATCAGCAGTATTAAATGCTTTGCTGGGAGAGAAAATTCTCCAAACTGGCCCCCTGAACGGTGTCACTCAATGGCCGCGTTCTGTGCGTTGGCAACCAGGAGGTAAAGTATTAGTAGAGTTAATTGATACCCCTGGATTGGATGAAATTGAGGGGGAGACACGGGCAAAAATGGCGCGAGAAGTGACGCGTCAGGCTGATTTAATTTTGTTTGTGGTTTCAGGTGATATCACTCGGACTGAGTATCGAGCCTTGCTGGAATTACGACAAGCCCAAAAGCCACTGATTTTAGTATTTAACAAAATCGATTTATACCCAGAAACAGACCGTTCGGCGATTTATGATAATTTGCAACAACTAGGTGCTGGACATCCCCAAGCCCAGCCTTTATTACCTGATGAAATTGTCATGGTGGCGGCGGAACCAGCACCGATGGAAGTCCGGGTGGAGTGGCCTGATGGTCGCGTTAGCTATGAATGGGAGACACCACAGCCCCAGGTTGAGGAACTTCAGCAAACAATTTTAAATATTCTGAATCGGGAAGGGCGATCGCTTCTAGCTTTAAATGCACTGATTCAAGCACGGGATGCGGAAGAGGCGATCGCGCAAAAGACTATGGACTTCCGCGACAAAGAAGCTGAAGAGATTATTTGGAAATTTACTAAATACAAAGCCTTGGCAGTAGGATTAAATCCTGTACCTGTTTTAGATGTGATCTGTGGTACGATCGCCGATTTAGCTTTGATTCGTTCTCTAGCCCGGTTATATGGTTTACCGATGACTAGCTATGAAGCCAGCAAAATTTTAAAGACGATTTTCTTTAGTTCTGGTGGTTTGTTGTTAGGAGAAATAGGTAGTAGTGTGATGCTGGGTTTAGGTAAAAGTACGGCGGCGATCGCCAGTGGTGAAAATCCGCTGAATATCACTGCTTACGCTGGGACTGCGATCGCGCAATCTGGGATTGCAGGTTATGGTGCATACACAGTCGGGAAAGCCGCCCAAGTATATTTAGAAAAAGGTTGTACTTGGGGACAATTGGGAGCTAGTACAGTCATTCAAGAGATTTTAGCTCAGGTTGACCACAAAACAATTCTGTATCGCTTGCAACAGGAATTAGGCGCAAAGTATCAATAA
- a CDS encoding Calvin cycle protein CP12 produces MTKTLEAVQSAVNSGTTTIDEAILESIVEARETCNVDGDNSANCAVAWDIVEELQAEKAHQQQAKHRKTALETYCESHPEAIECLIYDV; encoded by the coding sequence ATGACAAAAACCCTAGAAGCCGTCCAATCTGCTGTTAACTCCGGGACTACAACCATTGATGAAGCTATCCTAGAATCTATTGTGGAAGCTCGTGAAACCTGCAACGTAGACGGAGACAATTCAGCTAACTGTGCTGTAGCTTGGGATATCGTCGAAGAATTACAAGCTGAAAAAGCTCACCAGCAGCAAGCAAAACACCGTAAAACTGCTTTGGAAACTTACTGTGAGTCACATCCAGAAGCCATAGAATGCTTAATCTATGACGTTTAA